The following proteins come from a genomic window of Malus sylvestris chromosome 4, drMalSylv7.2, whole genome shotgun sequence:
- the LOC126617672 gene encoding uncharacterized protein LOC126617672 gives MKFRSLEEFWAFYMSQHSKPSTRRWHFAGTLASLSFLLYSLLFDWRFLVCVPLSGYGLAWYSHFFVEGNIPATFGHPFWSLFCDYKMFALMLSGNMDREIKRLGKRPI, from the coding sequence ATGAAATTCAGGAGCTTGGAGGAGTTCTGGGCCTTCTACATGAGCCAGCACTCGAAGCCATCGACGCGGCGCTGGCATTTTGCAGGAACCCTGgcttctctctccttcctcctctACTCGCTGCTGTTTGATTGGCGGTTTCTGGTTTGTGTGCCTCTCTCTGGGTACGGACTCGCGTGGTACAGCCATTTTTTCGTGGAGGGGAATATTCCGGCGACGTTCGGGCATCCGTTTTGGTCTCTGTTTTGCGACTACAAGATGTTTGCTTTGATGCTTTCTGGTAACATGGACAGAGAGATTAAGAGGCTCGGAAAGAGGCCTATCTAG
- the LOC126619843 gene encoding probable anion transporter 3, chloroplastic produces MAAATPIKSQLHSDPSSRLLKTQSSLTSTKKTQLGFEPKKWDQLVIGFGKNRGGWRRRTEEVQRGRRRWVAVTCTAEGIERGMLMGKNRGGGEGGGGAREVAAEEIVSVPERFKVAALVACVMCLCNADRVVMSVAIVPLAAKNGWSSSFLGVVQSSFLWGYIFSSVIGGALVDRYGGKRVMAWGVAMWSLATLLTPWAANHSTTSLLAVRAFFGLSEGVALPSMSTLLSRWFPSHERASAVGISMAGFHLGNVVGLLLTPVMLSTMGLSGPFILFSSIGLLWLTIWAYTVTNDPSESRYISNSEIRLIQAGKSDSPKKGGKLPSMRLLFSKFPTWAIICANITNNWGYFVLLSWMPVYFKTVFGVNLKQAAWFSAVPWGSMAISSYIAGAASDSLIKAGYSLTTVRKIMQSIGFIGPGVSLLGLNYAKTPEAAAVLLTAALCLSSFSQAGFLLNIQDIAPQSAGFLHGITNSAGTVAAIISTIGTGYFVQWLGSFQAFLTVTAGLYFATTIFWNLFATGERVF; encoded by the exons atgGCGGCTGCAACTCCCATTAAATCTCAGCTTCATTCCGACCCCTCTTCTCGATTGTTGAAAACCCAATCGAGTTTGACCAGCACAAAGAAAACCCAGCTGGGATTTGAGCCCAAAAAATGGGATCAGCTGGTTATTGGGTTTGGAAAAAACAGAGGAGGATGGAGGAGAAGAACGGAGGAGGTTCAGAGGGGGCGCCGACGGTGGGTGGCGGTGACTTGTACGGCGGAGGGGATAGAGAGAGGAATGCTGATGGGGAAAaacagaggaggaggagaaggaggaggaggagcgaGAGAGGTAGCGGCTGAGGAAATAGTGAGTGTGCCGGAGAGATTCAAGGTGGCGGCGTTGGTGGCGTGCGTGATGTGTTTGTGCAATGCCGATAGGGTCGTCATGTCGGTGGCCATCGTCCCTCTTGCTGCTAAAAATGGCTGGTCCAGTTCTTTCCTTGGCGTAGTTCAG TCATCCTTTCTATGGGGATACATATTCTCATCAGTGATTGGAGGTGCCTTGGTAGACAGATACGGAGGAAAGAGAGTGATGGCATGGGGTGTGGCCATGTGGTCTTTGGCAACTCTCCTCACTCCATGGGCTGCCAACCATTCCACCACCAGCCTCTTGGCCGTTCGCGCTTTCTTTGGACTCTCTGAAGGTGTAGCCCTCCCGTCCATGAGCACCCTCTTATCAAG GTGGTTTCCGAGCCATGAAAGAGCAAGTGCAGTTGGAATCTCTATGGCTGGATTTCACCTCGGCAATGTTGTTGGCTTACTACTAACTCCAGTTATGTTGTCAACAATGGGACTTTCCGGTCCCTTTATTCTCTTCTCCTCCATTGGACTGCTTTGGCTGACAATATGGGCATACACAGTCACAAATGATCCAAGTGAGAGTCGTTACATCAGCAACTCGGAGATCCGATTGATCCAAGCTGGTAAATCTGATTCTCCAAAAAAAGGTGGAAAGCTCCCATCTATGCGGCTCCTGTTTTCAAAATTTCCAACTTGGGCCATTATTTGTGCCAACATAACTAATAATTGG GGGTACTTTGTTCTGCTCTCATGGATGCCGGTTTATTTTAAGACG GTATTTGGTGTAAACTTGAAGCAAGCTGCATGGTTTAGTGCTGTTCCATGGGGATCAATGGCAATTTCCAGTTACATTGCTGGTGCAGCATCGGATTCATTAATCAAGGCTGGCTACTCGTTGACTACAGTTCGAAAGATCATGCAG TCTATTGGTTTCATCGGGCCTGGAGTGTCATTGCTTGGCCTAAACTATGCCAAAACACCCGAAGCTGCAGCGGTACTCCTCACAGCAGCCTTGTGTTTGAGCTCTTTCAGTCAAGCCGGCTTTCTCCTTAATATCCAA GATATAGCGCCACAATCCGCTGGATTTCTCCATG GGATTACAAATTCAGCCGGGACAGTGGCGGCGATAATCAGCACGATAGGAACTGGCTATTTTGTACAATGGTTAGGATCGTTTCAGGCATTCCTAACGGTCACTGCAGGGCTATATTTCGCGACGACAATCTTTTGGAACCTATTTGCTACTGGAGAGCGCGTCTTCTAG